The Hippoglossus hippoglossus isolate fHipHip1 chromosome 21, fHipHip1.pri, whole genome shotgun sequence genome contains a region encoding:
- the fastkd1 gene encoding FAST kinase domain-containing protein 1, mitochondrial: protein MFRLRRVTSCLRRLLHGGTGNRDQVLEQLRVCSAEDQVLDMVGKNKAKLTVSHVSCAVGMLWQFQREKPQLLRTVELIRTHPQFLTLRVLAENKIALMDDFILVDMLYNFLRLNVDPHDSLIQQLVSEAWLRIDRFQMGSLSKFAICLSDQHLQHSPLMGHITSIVDQRLSSIDDARILTTLMISTSSLVSTRLRDAFVSKADELLDTMDPSNYNNPRRVVQFLRNMKYSHRPLLEKCNQILLSSIPRLDAENISIIMGLYQALQFNNCDFRLAVKQRLVELIDSSTDPFSFSKLFVALTPMASLEIREGLENTAFLLADELSAQQALAVAEALEEIQSRNLSLLNKIASVVQRNLHVYKPVEVARITQALYLLQYQNPEFFTKLRRILVNFLLNSVFPHEVTMLTRVLSMLPSPRLEEAVKSRVEAVVTQCSLNDLNTISFAVAKWVRNDPSYRHGTPSKYVRLLQTLNRCGHERLQTTDRLDLLLEELKYVSGEWFEEMLLQETMVTLQRMMDQMNWTSVPELAFFLTRMNHLCPPLMDRIASVAIKEIDKIHYSATYATLLPFSVLSYDPPQADELYDVCIQRFTPHISSFDPHLLVLLAYSLAVADSFPEELIREIFSIDFLGKLDSQLETLPDSLNMRTRLRLMELNRAVCLECPEFQVPWFHESHCQQLQRKGNGSVSPVQQQIHKMLGEVLGGINCVQVAVVTPYFYTIDFECVLDKHLQPLPYTNLNTLQISDRGKAHWGVRSLENDKHELPPGAQRVAVNFLDSRCFCKNSHHMKGEALMRKRHLEILGYRVVQIPHFEWNSMELSTQDAWKEYLKKKIFRELSL from the exons ATGTTTCGCCTCCGGCGTGTGACCTCCTGCCTCCGTAGGCTCCTCCACGGGGGTACGGGGAACCGGGACCAGGTTCTGGAGCAGCTGAGGGTCTGCTCGGCCGAGGATCAGGTGTTGGACATGGTGGGCAAGAACAAGGCCAAGCTCACGGTGAGCCATGTGAGCTGTGCTGTGGGGATGCTGTGGCAGTTCCAGAGGGAGAAACCTCAGCTGCTCAGGACCGTGGAGCTCATCAGGACCCACCCACAGTTCCTCACCCTCCGGGTTTTGGCTGAGAACAAAATCGCTCTAATGGATGATTTCATCCTGGTGGACATGCTTTATAATTTCCTCAG GCTGAATGTGGACCCACATGACTCCCTTATACAACAGTTGGTTTCTGAAGCATGGCTCAGAATAGACAG atttcaaATGGGTTCCCTGTCCAAGTTTGCCATTTGTCTCAGTGATCAGCACCTTCAACACAGTCCTCTCATGGGTCACATCACCAGTATTGTGGATCAGAGGTTGTCGTCCATTGATGATGCCAG GATCCTCACGACACTCATGATAAGCACATCATCCCTGGTGTCTACCCGGCTGCGGGACGCCTTCGTCAGCAAAGCAGATGAACTCCTGGACACTATGGATCCCTCTAATTACAATAACCCTCGCAGAGTGGTGCAGTTCCTCCGCAACATGAAGTATAGccatcgccccctgctggagaaGTGCAACCAGATCCTGTTGTCCAGCATTCCCCGGCTGGACGCAGAGAATATCAGCATCATCATGGGGCTGTATCAGGCCCTGCAGTTCAACAACTGTGACTTCAGGCTCGCTGTGAAGCAAAGACTGGTCGAACTGATTGATTCCAGCACTGATCCTTTCTCCTTCTCGAAACTGTTTGTGGCGCTGACTCCCATGGCCAGTCTGGAGATCCGAGAAGG GCTGGAGAACACGGCCTTCCTGTTGGCGGATGAGCTCAGTGCACAGCAGGCTCTGGCTGTAGCTGAAGCACTCGAGGAAATTCAGAGCAGGAACCTCAGCTTACTGAACAA aattgCATCAGTGGTCCAGAGGAACCTTCATGTGTATAAACCAGTGGAAGTGGCCAGAATCACACAAGCCCTTTATCTGTTGCAGTACCAGAACCCTGAATTCTTCACGAAACTAAGAAGGATTTTGGTCAA ctttttgctGAACAGCGTGTTCCCCCACGAGGTGACCATGCTGACCCGCGTCCTGTCCATGCTGCCCAGCCCGCGGCTCGAAGAGGCCGTGAAGTCGCGCGTGGAGGCAGTGGTGACGCAGTGCAGCCTCAACGACCTCAACACCATCTCTTTTGCCGTCGCCAAGTGGGTACGGAACGATCCGTCCTACCGCCACGGCACTCCCAGCAAGTACGTCCGCCTGCTGCAGACTCTGAACCGCTGCGGCCACGAGAGGCTGCAGACCACCGACCGGCTCGACCTGCTGCTCGAGGAGCTGAAGTACGTGTCAGGGGAGTGGTTTGAAGaaatgctgctgcaggagacgATGGTCACGCTGCAGAGAATGATGGACCAGATGAACTGGACCAGTGTGCCGGAGTTGGCTTTCTTTTTAACCAGGATGAATCACCTCTGCCCTCCGCTCATGGACCGAATCGCCAGTGTGGCCATTAAAGAGATTGACAAG ATTCACTACTCAGCAACATACGCCACCCTGCTCCCCTTCTCTGTCCTGAGTTATGATCCTCCACAAGCAGACGAGTTGTATGACGTGTGCATTCAGCGTTTCACTCCTCATATCA GCTCCTTTGACCCACATCTGCTGGTTCTCCTGGCGTACTCGCTGGCTGTGGCTGACTCTTTCCCTGAAGAACTCATCAGAGAAATCTTCAGTATTGACTTTCTGGGAAAACTGGATTCCCAACTAGAAA CTCTGCCTGATTCCCTCAACATGCGGACCCGACTGCGCCTCATGGAGCTCAATCGCGCCGTGTGCCTCGAGTGTCCTGAGTTCCAGGTGCCGTGGTTTCACGAGAGCCACTGCCAGCAGCTGCAAAGGAAAG GGAACGGCTCTGTGAGtcctgtgcagcagcagatccacAAAATGCTGGGTGAAGTTCTCGGTGGCATTAACTGTGTTCAAGTAGCTGTCGTCACTCCGTATTTTTATACCATAG aCTTTGAATGTGTTCTGGACAAACACCTACAGCCACTGCCGTACACCAACCTGAACACACTGCAGATCTCTGACAGAGGGAAGGCTCACTGGGGGGTGAGGTCGCTGGAAAATGACAAGCATGAGCTGCCACCCGGAGCTCAGCG AGTGGCTGTGAACTTCCTTGACTCAAGGTGCTTCTGCAAAAATTCCCACCACATGAAAGGTGAAGCCCTGATGAGAAAACGACACCTTGAGATTCTGGGATATCGTGTTGTTCAG ATCCCTCACTTTGAATGGAACTCCATGGAGCTTTCAACACAGGATGCTTGGAAGGAATAtctaaagaagaaaatattcagAGAGCTTTCTTTATGA